A region of the Campylobacter sp. MIT 99-7217 genome:
CCCAAAATGCACACCGCATTCGAGCAAATCTCTCATTGTTACCATTATTTCTCCTTATAAATTTAGCTTTTTTCCTCCGCACACCTTAAACTTAACAAGCTAAAAAGGATTTGTGCGTGTGAAATAAGAGCAAACATTTTATCAAAAATAAGTTTAGTTTTTACTTATAAATGCGGTTTAGAAAAGCTTTAAGTAGAAAAATGCTGATCCCTTTCAGGATCAGCTAAAAAATTTAATGAAGTTTAGACCAAATTTTGCGTTTCCAAGCTATAGCAAAGATACTTAAAATCACAAAAAAGCCCATGATATAAAGCCCTAGGCTCTCTCTTTCTTCTTTTTTACTATCGCCTACTTTTTCAAGATAAGCAACTACACTTGCTTGAGCTTCTTCGGTTATCCCTACCCTTGGCATAGCTGTTCCTACCAAAAGTTTTTGGGTATTATTAATAAAATTATGAAGATACTCATCGCCACGAGATCTGATCATCATAGAAAGATCAGGCGGATTTGAACCAAGATAAGCTTTTAAGTCGTTTTTAGCTGAAACAGCTGTAAAACTATCATATTTCATATCATGACATCTTCCACAAGCTTCAATGAAATTATTTTTATCCTTAGCAAATTCGAAATCCTTTTGCCAAAGAACCTTTTTTGTACCCTCATCAAGTTCTGTTAATTTCGCGTATTTTTCATCAAGTAAGGCTTTGGTTTTGTTTTCAAAATCTTCTTGATATTTTATACCTATTTCTTTAAGATAGGCAATGACATTGGCGATATTAGCATTTGCAACATCTTCGTTTTCTCCCGACACTTCAGCATTATAAGGAGTCATTAAAAAAGCATCGCCAAATTTGTGATCAACTTTTAAAGCAAGGGCAGGATTCATAATCAAAGCAGCTAAAAATTTCTCATCATAAATCAAGCCTGCTGAACTAAGATCAGGTGGTAACACACCTAAAGAAGAATCAGTAATAGCACCTTCTATCCCATCAAATTTAGCTCCATGACACGCAACACAATTTGTTTCAAAAAAAGCTTTTCCCTCACTTGCATTGCCACTATTAAAATCAATTTTTGCAACGCTAGCCCAAAGTGCTTCTTGTTTAGCTAAATTTTCTTTAGCTAGCTCTAAAGCTTTATTTGCACTTTCTACATTAGTCTCGTTGTTTTCAGCCTTAGCAAGCTCTAAAGCTTTTTCTTTTTCAGCGAGAATTTTTTTAGCAAAATTAATATCTTCTTGCTCAAAATCAAAATTTGCAGGAGCAACATGAGGCTTCATCACAGAATGCGCATAAGGCTCTACACCCCAGTAAGTAAGGGCTGTAAAACACGCAACCACTAAAAATATTTTAAACTCTCTCATGATTATTCCTTTTCTTTTCTTGTGATGAGTGGCAGAACAACGAGGAGTAAGGCTAAGAATACCACAGAAGCACCAAAACCTATCCACGCATTAATGCCCGTTGGAGGAAGTTTTCCATAAACGGTCAACACGATCAAATCCACAAGCAAAATCCAAAACCACACGAAGAATTTACCTCTTGCATGAGCTGGTTTTACTACATCACTTCTATCAAGCCAAGGAAGTAAAAAGAAAATCACTTGAGCTATACCAAAGGCAGCAAGCCCTATATCAAAAGCCTTAATGCTACCAATATCAAAGAAAAATCCTCTTAAAACCTCGTAACTCCACAAGAAATACCACTCAGGATAGATATGAGCCGGTGTTTTTAGTGCATCAGCTGGATCAAAGTTAATAGGATCCATTGCAAAGTTAAATTTAAAGCATACAAGATAGAAAAAGAAGATCATAAATAAACAAATATACATGAAATCCTTAGACAAAAACGCTGGCCAAAAAGGAATAACTTTTGAACCCTTTGTATCGCCATTTTTATATTTTTGTGCTTCTAAATCAAAGTCAAGTTCTTCTGCAATTTCATTATTCACATGTGGGATTCTTAGTGCATAAAAGTGAAATGCTATGATCATAATGATAACGATAGGAAGCAAGCACACATGAAGCATGAAAAATCTTGTAAGGGTTGGATCACTTACCGCATAATCGCCCCTAATCCAAATTACCAAAGCATCACCAATAAAAGGCACACCACCAAAAAGATTAGTAATAACCTGAGCAGCCCAATAGCTCATTTGTCCCCAAGGAAGCATATAACCACTAAAAGCCTCAGCAGAAAAGACCACAAATAAAAGCATACCGCTGATCCAAATCATCTCACGACCCTTTTTATAAGAACCATAATAAATTCCTGTAAGCATATGAATGTAGATGATTAAAAAGATCACAGAAGCGGCTACGCCGTGCATATGACGCCAAAGCCAACCATAATCAGCCTCTTGCATGATAGTTTTATTCACGCTATCAAAAGCAAGTGCGGTGTCTGGTTTATAATACATCACTAAAAGTAAGCCTGTTACAAAAAGCACTGTAAAAAGGACGGTTAAGATAACGCCCATGGCCCAAAGAAAATTAATTTGTTTTGGTATCCAATACTCAACCATCAAAACATTCATTAGCTTTTTGACAGCTAAGCGTTGATCAAGCCAATCAACTATACCATTTGCCTTTGTTATATGTGCCATCTTATGCCTCCGCTATCATTTTTTGATATTCAGGACCCTCTTCGCCTAAAACGAGTTTTGTTCCTTCTATCTTAAATGGAGGAATATCAAGAGGTCTTGGAGGAGGTCCAAAAACATTTTTTCCACTCACATCAAATTCCCCTCCATGACAGGCGCACTTAAAAAGCCCTTCGCTTGGAGCATAAGCAGGAATACAACCAAGATGTGTGCAAAGTCCTATCACAACGGTGTAAGTAGCATTATCGACTATAACATCGCGTTTTTCATCTTTTGCCATATTAGCATCTTTTTTAAGGATAAAGATAGGTTTTTTACGCCATTCTATAGTCCTCAACTCCCCTTCATTCATACCGGATAAATCCACTGTGGTAAAACCAGCTGCTTTTACACTTGGTAAAGGGTCCCAAGTCTTCTTCATCGCAACAAGCGAAAAAACGCCTCCTACGGTAGCCACACCACCAAAGGCAAAGCCTATAAAACTTCGCCTACTTTCAGAAGTAGCCATTTTGTTTCCTTTCATATAACATTAACAGTTTGTTATCTTATCTAAAATAAAATTAAATTTTACTTTGTCTTTTCAAAATTTCATTAAAGATATTTTATTCACAATTTAAATTACAGACATTAAATTTAATCTTTATTGATACGAAGGACTATTTTATCATCTTCTTCTTTAAAATGATACATCAAACGCCCCCCCCCATTTTCGATATCACAAAGATATGAAACCTCTTTGATATCTTTTTTATCAGAATTGACCTTTTTAGCAAGTAAATTTGGAAGTTCCTTTTGAATGAGGGTTTTTAAAGACATACCCATACCATGATCTAAATTTTTAATAAACTGACCATCAACCTCACTTTGATCCTTGATAAAATGTAGTGTGG
Encoded here:
- a CDS encoding c-type cytochrome, whose amino-acid sequence is MREFKIFLVVACFTALTYWGVEPYAHSVMKPHVAPANFDFEQEDINFAKKILAEKEKALELAKAENNETNVESANKALELAKENLAKQEALWASVAKIDFNSGNASEGKAFFETNCVACHGAKFDGIEGAITDSSLGVLPPDLSSAGLIYDEKFLAALIMNPALALKVDHKFGDAFLMTPYNAEVSGENEDVANANIANVIAYLKEIGIKYQEDFENKTKALLDEKYAKLTELDEGTKKVLWQKDFEFAKDKNNFIEACGRCHDMKYDSFTAVSAKNDLKAYLGSNPPDLSMMIRSRGDEYLHNFINNTQKLLVGTAMPRVGITEEAQASVVAYLEKVGDSKKEERESLGLYIMGFFVILSIFAIAWKRKIWSKLH
- the petA gene encoding ubiquinol-cytochrome c reductase iron-sulfur subunit — translated: MATSESRRSFIGFAFGGVATVGGVFSLVAMKKTWDPLPSVKAAGFTTVDLSGMNEGELRTIEWRKKPIFILKKDANMAKDEKRDVIVDNATYTVVIGLCTHLGCIPAYAPSEGLFKCACHGGEFDVSGKNVFGPPPRPLDIPPFKIEGTKLVLGEEGPEYQKMIAEA
- a CDS encoding cytochrome b, yielding MAHITKANGIVDWLDQRLAVKKLMNVLMVEYWIPKQINFLWAMGVILTVLFTVLFVTGLLLVMYYKPDTALAFDSVNKTIMQEADYGWLWRHMHGVAASVIFLIIYIHMLTGIYYGSYKKGREMIWISGMLLFVVFSAEAFSGYMLPWGQMSYWAAQVITNLFGGVPFIGDALVIWIRGDYAVSDPTLTRFFMLHVCLLPIVIIMIIAFHFYALRIPHVNNEIAEELDFDLEAQKYKNGDTKGSKVIPFWPAFLSKDFMYICLFMIFFFYLVCFKFNFAMDPINFDPADALKTPAHIYPEWYFLWSYEVLRGFFFDIGSIKAFDIGLAAFGIAQVIFFLLPWLDRSDVVKPAHARGKFFVWFWILLVDLIVLTVYGKLPPTGINAWIGFGASVVFLALLLVVLPLITRKEKE